Proteins encoded together in one Pseudomonas sp. Seg1 window:
- a CDS encoding phage tail sheath subtilisin-like domain-containing protein codes for MAIGFSNIPADIRVPLFYAEMDNSAANSASSSLRRLIVAQVNDNIAPTEVGKLVLVSSVALAKSIGGQGSMLASMYETFRKADPIGEIWCLPLHNTEGAIAKGVLTLTGTATQAGVLNLYVGGVRVQATVVNGATAAQAATALAQKINATADLPVSAVAAEGVVTLNAKWTGDSGNDISLQFNRLGKSNGEETPAGLTSAITAMTGGAGVPDQIAAVAALGDEPFEFIALPWSDLSTLNTWQAVMDDSTGRWSWAKQLFGHVYSAKRGTVGTLVAAGQARNDQHMTIQALEPGVPQPFWVQAAALAARTAVFISADASRPTQSGSLPGVDPAPASERFTLTERQSLLNYGIATAYYEGGYVRIQRSITTYQKNAYGQADNSYLDSETMHQSAFIVRRLQSVITSKYGRHKLASDGTRFGAGQPIVTPATIRGELIAQYAKLELEGHVENAELFAEHLIVERDVQDPSRVNVLFPPDYINGLRVFALLNQFRLQYDDAA; via the coding sequence ATGGCGATCGGATTCAGCAACATCCCCGCGGACATTCGTGTTCCGCTGTTCTATGCCGAAATGGACAATTCGGCCGCCAATAGCGCGAGCTCGTCTCTGCGTCGTTTGATCGTCGCTCAGGTCAACGACAACATTGCCCCGACTGAAGTCGGCAAACTGGTGCTGGTTTCCAGCGTTGCGCTGGCCAAGAGCATCGGTGGCCAGGGCTCGATGCTCGCCTCGATGTACGAAACCTTCCGCAAGGCCGACCCGATCGGCGAGATCTGGTGCCTGCCGCTGCACAACACTGAAGGTGCCATCGCCAAAGGCGTACTGACCCTGACCGGCACCGCCACTCAGGCTGGCGTACTCAACCTGTATGTTGGCGGCGTGCGTGTGCAAGCCACCGTGGTCAACGGTGCCACCGCGGCACAAGCAGCGACTGCGCTGGCGCAGAAAATCAACGCCACGGCCGATCTGCCGGTGAGCGCTGTGGCTGCCGAAGGCGTGGTCACCCTGAACGCCAAATGGACCGGCGATAGCGGCAACGACATCAGCCTGCAATTCAATCGCCTGGGCAAGAGCAACGGCGAAGAAACCCCGGCCGGCCTGACCTCCGCAATCACCGCCATGACCGGCGGCGCCGGCGTGCCGGATCAGATCGCTGCCGTGGCGGCACTGGGTGACGAACCCTTCGAGTTCATCGCATTGCCATGGTCGGATCTGTCGACCCTCAACACCTGGCAAGCCGTCATGGATGACAGCACCGGTCGCTGGTCCTGGGCCAAGCAACTGTTCGGTCACGTCTACAGCGCCAAGCGTGGCACCGTTGGCACGCTGGTCGCCGCCGGCCAGGCGCGCAATGACCAGCACATGACCATTCAGGCGCTGGAGCCGGGCGTACCGCAACCGTTCTGGGTACAAGCTGCAGCACTGGCTGCGCGCACCGCCGTGTTCATCTCCGCCGACGCCAGCCGTCCGACCCAAAGCGGCAGCCTGCCGGGCGTCGATCCTGCGCCGGCGAGCGAGCGCTTCACCCTGACCGAGCGTCAGTCGCTGCTCAACTACGGCATCGCCACCGCTTACTACGAAGGCGGTTACGTGCGCATCCAGCGTTCGATCACCACCTACCAGAAAAACGCCTACGGTCAGGCTGACAACTCCTACCTGGACAGCGAAACCATGCACCAGTCGGCGTTCATCGTGCGTCGTCTGCAAAGCGTGATCACCAGCAAGTACGGTCGGCACAAACTGGCCTCCGACGGCACCCGTTTCGGCGCCGGCCAGCCAATCGTGACGCCAGCGACCATTCGCGGCGAGCTGATCGCGCAGTACGCCAAGCTCGAACTGGAAGGCCATGTGGAGAACGCCGAGCTGTTCGCCGAGCACCTGATCGTCGAGCGCGACGTGCAGGACCCGAGCCGCGTGAACGTGCTGTTCCCGCCGGATTACATCAACGGTCTGCGTGTGTTCGCACTGCTCAACCAATTCCGTCTGCAGTACGACGACGCGGCTTGA
- a CDS encoding DUF2635 domain-containing protein translates to MSNRITVQPAAGRAVPDPEAGDLLPLEGREVLDSAWWRRRLADGDITIKTAKAAKPQGAK, encoded by the coding sequence ATGAGCAATCGCATCACCGTACAGCCGGCCGCTGGCCGCGCTGTACCTGACCCGGAGGCGGGCGACCTGCTGCCTCTCGAAGGCCGTGAAGTGCTGGACAGCGCCTGGTGGCGCCGGCGTCTGGCCGACGGCGATATCACTATCAAAACCGCAAAAGCGGCTAAACCACAGGGAGCCAAATAA